The following nucleotide sequence is from Penicillium digitatum chromosome 5, complete sequence.
TGTTACATCGGAGCAGGATCAGCCGGCTGATTCCGATGCATCAAATGCCACTCCTGGTAGTGTGCTGCGGACGGATTGGGTGCTTGTTGCCATTCAGGATGGAGCGCATGGGATTTACGAGATTAATCATATTGCTTGGGCAAAGAGGGCGGATCGGGGGTCTGGGGGGGAGGAGGTACTTGTTTCAACGGCTGATGATGGGAGTGTCAAGGTTTGGACTGTGACGAGGTGATGCTTTGGGATTGACATATGTTGGATCTGAATGGTTCATGGGCAAACGGCTTGGTGTATTTGGAGGCTAGACAAAAGGAAAAATATATAATCAATGTCACCTGGACAAGTAGAAAGGATAGAGCTACTGCGACGATCAGAAATACACAAAAGCCTATAGGCACAAGCTACCTAGAGACTATAATAGCCTCAGACCCCTCCACCAAGCCGGATTATGGCGAGAGCAATGGTTAAAGTCGATAGCTGTAGACTGGGTTTAATCCCAGACGATGGCCTGCTGGGTTGCCTCATGGGGCTTCAGATGAGGGAGTTGATTTGGAATTTCGAGTTATTTGTAGTGGGCAAGTTTGCGTAAATTCTTGTACCAGGGCTTACGACCTTGTACATACGTTTGACTTGCATTTGGCAACATGAAGTAAAGAGTCAAGTGTCGAGAGTAGAGTAGAGAGTTGGGACTTGAATTTCGTCGGTAATCCGTCATCCACCTGACAGGGAACACTACAACACTATAAGAGATATCAGAATGAGAATCTTTCTTGGAATGAGATCAAGATAACACCGTCTAATTTATATAGATGCCAAAAGATTTCAAAAACTTCAAAACCCCCCTAGAAACCCTTTCAAAAATCACTTGTTATGAAGTCTGGCGGATTCCACGAGTTTCCGGACGCGAGACATGGTCACCATCACTAGCTTCACCCATAGCGTAATCCCCTCGCTCAACACCAGGAGAATGAAGCTGGTCAAGCTCGGACTCATCGAAATCACCAGCTTCGACGTCAGGACCTGAACGCTTGCTCTGGAATCTGTTGAGAATGGTTGTACTATCCGATAAATCATCATTCGAGACGCCCTTGTAGCCTCGGTGATCACGACGACTGTGCCAGATGAAAAAGCTCCAGGCGACAACACCGATAATAACAACCACGAGGACAACCTCGCCGGACTTGGCATACGCGTGCATCTCCGTCTGCTTCAGCCTCTCCTTCTCAATCTGTTCGGCAGCAGTGCTGTTAGACTGTCCGCCGACAGCAGTCTGAGGCAATTTCTCGCCGTCGATACGTGAATCCGAAGGCTGGCCGCCGATGCTGGCGATATCGACCTTCATGAAGCGGTCGAGCATGTCACGGCTCTGGCGAGGGTTGTCAAATGGAACCATGTGGCTGGAGTTGTAGAAGAGCGCGTAGGTGAGGTTGCGGGCGGATTGGTAGATACCAGTGGGTTCATTTTCGAAGGTCCAGTCATGCCGCGGGGCCCAGACGCCGGGGGAGGTTTCGAAGCCGGTGCCACCTTTCCATTTCATGTTGTGGATCAGAGTCTCTGTTCCGATGTGGTTGCAGATGAGGTCTTTGTCGCCGCTGAAGAGCAAAACGTTGATGCCCGATTCGATCAGGCCTGGGAGCAGGTGGACAGAGGGGATGGAGTTCTTTGCGGTGAAGGCCTGGTGGACCATACCTGCGCATTCGGTCCAGCCGGATTTCTTTGCAGGGTTAATGTTCAGGGCTTTGACGACGTCCGGTCGCTGGAGGTATGGCTCAATGTTTTTCAGGTCGGGGGGCCAATTCATGCCACATGATTTGGCCTCGTCCTTGAGACGGACATCGTACATGTTGTAACACTGGTGATTTTCGGTGGTGAGATCGAGGAATTGTTGTAAAATTAGCTCGCACTCGCCTATATCCAGCTTGTTCTTTGCGCCGGCGGTCTCCAGCTTCGAGAGACAGACATCATTGAGTGCGTTTAAGTTGTCATGAAGAGCTGTACCTGGTTTGGCGAGGCCTTCCCTctcgaggaacttgaggTACGAAGGGTACTGGTCTGTAGGAGAGATCCAACCGTTACCAATCAGCAAACCCTTGACAGGCCACTGTGTGCCTCCATTCTCCGCAACGCCCGTGTTACGATCTTGAATGGCCTTTGCAATATATGGGATGTGCTGGCCGGCGTATGATTCACCAGCGAGATATAGCTGCAACGCAGTCAGAGACATAATCAATGTAGTAGAGGACCGGGAAAACATACGTCATCGTTCGCATACTCGGGAAACAGTTCAAAGAACTTTTCCAAGAAGGTGATGAAGTGAGCGGCCATCTCATTCAGCTCATGAAGATAGCTATTGGTGTTCGCATAGCTAAAACCGGTGCCGATGGGATTATCGACGAAGAGCAGGTTGGCAAACTCATCCCACCTGCCCTCGTTGTACTTCAACGTATGGTCGTCCTGGAGTCTATAGGGCCCAATTTCCATCAATGCACCATCCATGGAGCTACAACCTGGACCACCATTCAGCCAAATCACAGTGCGTTGTCGGTTCGCGATATGACGATTCTGGAAATGCCAGAAGAACAGGTTGCCATTGATGTCGGGATCGACCTCGATATGTCTAGAGTGGTTGCGTTAAAAAGGGCTCGTGCACTCGAAGACATGCAACATCCTCGGGACTTACCCAGCATGCATCTTTAAGAAAGGGCCTTCCGGCACCCCGGGTAACGAGTGCACATAATAATCAGCAGCCGAACTGGCCGACACCAGCGGACTCAGCAGCAATACTGCAGATAATAACATCGCTGCGGGGCTTCCCTTTATGGACGAAAGGAGGAATGGTATTGAGAGCATTTCAGGAGCCTAGTGTGGGTATCATCAAAATAAGGGTTGAGGTAAATAGTCGAGTAGATGTCCCGGGAGGGACTCGTAGGTGAAAATTAACAGATCATCGGAGTTAGAGAAATTGGGCAGTTTGGACGGCACGAGTGGAAGGATGTTCAGAATAGGAGAGAGATAGTTGAAGTGACAAGACACAGCAAGACCCAAAGAAAGGAGATGCAAGTAGGATGACGGAGTTCAAAGGAGGCCTGTGGAGTATTGAGTTTGATTACAGGTAATTTACAAGTGGACCTTATGAAATGCACCGCCACTTACTGGCTTGACAGAGGTATTTCATGTATTTATTTGTATTCAGGTGTATTTAAGTGTCTTCTTTTGTATATTGCTTTACTACACAAGCACTATGCAGACTGATTCAAATATATTCTGATTGAGAACCCCAATGATTTCGATATCCACCTGGCGATGAATCAAAAGGTGAACTTCCCCAATCCTACCAAAGCAAAATCACCGAAACACCCCCAGGCCCTTCTTCAGCCACCTTGCCGACCTTATAATCGGTTCATGTTAGAGATCTTCAGCTAGTGAACTGTTGCAATCACTTAGAAGAAATCAATAGACTTGTCGGCATCCTTCTTAATAAGATCCACCATCCCCTAGACTGTTAgcttcttgttttctttctGGCAATTTAGATTGTAAGAGTCTTACATCGGGCATGATAGGCTGCCCATTGGCATTCTTGACATAGCGGAAAGGCATCTCGGTGCGCTCGTGCTCATTGATGAGCAATTCTGGGTAGTCGACATATTGAATCTCCTCGAGGGGAACTGGGTAGAATCAGCGTACAGCACATGTATCATCTAAACCCTTTCACGCTCACTCTTTTCGTGGACAACCAAGCGAGTAACTCGCACAGCAGTGTCGGTAGTCATCTGCTTGGGCCCCAATCGGCGGCCGACATATCCCTTTTTCCTCAATTCCGAGGTGCGGTCTACAAACTCGTCAGTCTTTCGCTGAAGGGCATAGAGAAAAACAAGTACATACCTCTAGGCGGGTCGTCGCCTGCATACGCAGTGAACAATAAAAGGGTCAGCTCGAACTCAATCCGTACATGTTGCggggtaaaaaaaaaaattccgtACCGAGGATGCCACCGAACAAGAAGACCTCAAAGTTGTCACCATCCTCGGGACTCAACTCGGTCTTAGCGGAAGGGTCCAACAAGCAGACCTTATCCTTGCGGTCGGCGAAGATCTCCTCGACACTACGCAGCTCGACCTCGAGGCCCTCGGTGGCGGCCAGCTCGGCGGGCATCTGCAGCTCGGCGGGCACAGAGCTGAGCAGAAATCTTGCCCCGCGGTCGTGGGATTCACGCGCAATGCAGGCATATTCGAGTGTGGACCATGGGCCCAACTCGGGATCCAAATGTTCGACTACGAAGGTTGGTCGAGTCATGGTGGGTGTAAGAGACGTCACAGAAGCGGGAAAATTGAAGAAACGAAGAAGTTCAAGTTTCGGTTCCACTGTGGGCAGGTGACAAAGTTATCATTGATCAGTTGTACCAATTATATTATAACGAGGTGAGCCTTGGGATGGCTGTAGAAGGTTGTTTAAAAATATTATGGGGGAGATATATGCGATTTTccatggggggggggtgtgTATATGTCCGGTAATTAGATACTATATACACTTTAAGAAGAATCGACCAAAATGAGAGTAGATTTGCATCATAGAATAATATAGAATAATATACAACCAGACTAAATATATCTGTTAAAACACCAGATCACTCAGTTCTCCACGTAGAATCCCTAGAATCCCTAGAATCCCCCGAACGTCATCTCCCTCGTACACAGCCAATAGTGGCCATCTTCGATTCGAATTTATTTAAAGACGGTTACGGTTCCTCTATCTATTATTTATTATTTCCTGTATCTGTTTCTCTATTTCTTTATCTCTCGATTCCTCTATTCTCCTATTAGTTGCTATCCCAACTCCCCTCTCACCCTCCCGGTCACACTTCAACTTCTCCCCACCTTATCTTTCCCGCGTCAATTCCCCCTCCAACATCAACTTTCTTCAACCATCCATCATGAATCCTCACCAGCAGAATAAAGTGGACATCAACGCAAGTATTTCTACTATCCTATCTTACCATTACTGACAATTCCCTAGTCCCTGAGCCCAGAGGAGCAACGTCTGCTGCGCCTCTACGGCAAGATGCCCACCAAGAAGGACGTCCTCCAGAACAAGCTCAAGGCAAGCCTAACACCAAGCCAGCCCCCACTTACACATCACCCTAACATCATGTCTCCCACAGGAACGCAAATACTTCGATTCGGGTGACTACGCCCTCAGCAAAGCCGGCAAAGCCTCCGACTTGGGCGTCACCAACATCGGCTCACGCCACCCAGTGCCGGAGAACATCCCGCACCTAACCTCAACCTCGCCAGGTGCTAACAACTCTGCCAACAATGGCAGTATCAGCTCTCAAGGTGGGCAGCAAGTTCCCGGCAGCATCAGCGGGCACCCTGGTTCGATCGGGTTTCAAAGCCGCAGCCCGATCAAGGAGGGAGGTAGCTACCTACACCGCGGTACCAGTATCAGTGAGGGTGAGGCAAGCTCTGGTCTGGCCTCTGGTGAGAAGGAGCTTAGTGTCAGTCCCCCCGCTGCGAGAGAGGGTGTTCCTATCCGTCGGTAGGCCATGATACAGTCTTGCACTACACTGGGTGGCTGTGGCTGTTCTGAGGAGGGCGATTGTTGCATGCATATCTTTTGAAGGGGGTCTGTGATTTCACTTTCAAAAGCCTGGCGCTATGGGAatttcttcttgtttctttctttcttttttttttcttcaatcGACTTTGGTGAATGGAGGGGCAGAGTAGGGAGATGCACTGCGGGACAGAGTAGGAGCAGAGGTTGGTGTTTGGACTGTGTGTCATTGAAATGGCAGATGTTTTGTTCTTGAGGACATTCGCTGCCCAGTCAATCGAGCACTACGTCGCTCTTCAGTGtcttggcttttttttttatttttctcCAGTTACCACCATTTACCATCGAGTTATCAGCAATCTGTGGCATTCGGTTTTTCCTTCGTTTCTTGACCTCTGTTCTCCTGGCTCGTACCTAATTCATACGACAAGGCCTTGTTTATGATCCTTTAGTGTCCCTTACGGTTTCTATTCTCGCGAACGATAGTTGGTCTACGTTGTGTTTGTATTCCTATTCGGCCATCCATGTTATCTGCACACATGAAGAAGTCGGTTTACCATTTCAATCGCCTCTTGACTCCATCAAAGTCGTTGGTTGCTCTCTCCATTTCTCCTCCCCGGTAGTGGGTTGTCCGTCCTTCAGATGACTATGTCCCCAATACTATGTAGGCGTGACCGCAATCGTACGAGTGAACTTGTAAATTTTTTCTAGTCAGAGCTGATTCGGTCATATTGTTAAGGGGTAGAGACTATATCAGCGCGGTTATTGTAACATGCTACATCTATAAATTGAGTGTATCTCCGTGCACATTCTTCGTTGAACAACAACAACATTCAACATCTCAACTACCAACGAACCTATATGAAGCATATCTAAAGGACATATTAATGAACACTTAAAAGGAACACAATCACAAGTCATAGTGAACTAGACTCTAAAAATGTATTGTAATAGTCTCTTTATGTTGTAGCTATTTAGCCTCTTTTCTACGGAGTAATGTGTCAAAGGTTACCAGGCCCTAAATCAGTTTAGGACAGCCTAGGTAGAAAATGGTGCTCCGACCGCCAATTTTAGCTGTGCTCTTATTAAAAAGAGACTTCCACATCTTTTTTGATAAGAAATTCCTATCCATTTTGTTATTCTCTATTTGATCGATTTGACTTACCTGGTCAACCTGATCTACCTGATCTGCCTGATTtatctttgtttttttagttgttttgttttgtttttgaaaGGGGTTtctatctctctctctagATCTTTGACCCACGTGAAGTGTTTTGAAAAAGTGATAAGctcaaaaggaaaaaaaaaaaaaaaagaaaaagaaaaagaaaacagtGTGTATCTCCCCCTCCTTGACCTACTTGCTCTCTCAACCCCAGCTCCGAATCAGCTCTGAACACGACAGTTGCCTCAGATCCTTTCCCTATCTACTGGATTCCCTCCCGTACCGCGTACTTCTCACGGCAGTCCGATGTGGCTCTTTCGAGTCTTTTCGTCGGCCTTGTTCCTCGCCATCATCGTCTCGTCTATCCCACTAGCTTTCGATGTGGGCGGCAAGACATGTGGCCTGGCCTTTTCACTGTCATTGGCGGCCTTTTATTTCCTGGTCTCGCTGTTGAAGGTCACCACCCCTGATCGATCGTGGTTCCGTTCCTCCATCATCGTCGTTCTCCACTTTACACAATGGGTCGTCATCTTGGTCCTTCTGATTTGGTCGCTGAATCGATTCTCGGTTGATGCCGACAGCACAGGTACGGGGTGGATGGAGCGCACTTTCAGTGGCAAGAGGGCGCAGGATTCCTCCATTCAGGAATGGCTTTTTGGGCGCGACGGCCTGGTGGAAACTGTGACCCTCGGCAACTGGGATAGACTTTTGAGATGGTCTACCCCGGTCTTCCAACTGACAGAGGGCTTCTGCAGTTTACTTGTGATCCAGGCCGCTGGCCAAATTACCCGCTGGCTCGTCAATCGAGGTGGGCGCAGTGATAGCTGGATGGTATGTTTTCTTAATCTCTCATGGAGATCGCGATCAAAACTAACCCTTGTCCTAGATCGGCCTCTTGGTTTTGTCGGCTACCATTATCTCCAGCTCAGTGTACTTCCTCTGGCGTGTTCTGCAATTTCCTGAAATCTCCAACGTCGATGCCGCCTTG
It contains:
- a CDS encoding Pheromone processing carboxypeptidase KexA, translating into MLLSAVLLLSPLVSASSAADYYVHSLPGVPEGPFLKMHAGHIEVDPDINGNLFFWHFQNRHIANRQRTVIWLNGGPGCSSMDGALMEIGPYRLQDDHTLKYNEGRWDEFANLLFVDNPIGTGFSYANTNSYLHELNEMAAHFITFLEKFFELFPEYANDDLYLAGESYAGQHIPYIAKAIQDRNTGVAENGGTQWPVKGLLIGNGWISPTDQYPSYLKFLEREGLAKPGTALHDNLNALNDVCLSKLETAGAKNKLDIGECELILQQFLDLTTENHQCYNMYDVRLKDEAKSCGMNWPPDLKNIEPYLQRPDVVKALNINPAKKSGWTECAGMVHQAFTAKNSIPSVHLLPGLIESGINVLLFSGDKDLICNHIGTETLIHNMKWKGGTGFETSPGVWAPRHDWTFENEPTGIYQSARNLTYALFYNSSHMVPFDNPRQSRDMLDRFMKVDIASIGGQPSDSRIDGEKLPQTAVGGQSNSTAAEQIEKERLKQTEMHAYAKSGEVVLVVVIIGVVAWSFFIWHSRRDHRGYKGVSNDDLSDSTTILNRFQSKRSGPDVEAGDFDESELDQLHSPGVERGDYAMGEASDGDHVSRPETRGIRQTS
- a CDS encoding Endosulphine; protein product: MNPHQQNKVDINSLSPEEQRLLRLYGKMPTKKDVLQNKLKERKYFDSGDYALSKAGKASDLGVTNIGSRHPVPENIPHLTSTSPGANNSANNGSISSQGGQQVPGSISGHPGSIGFQSRSPIKEGGSYLHRGTSISEGEASSGLASGEKELSVSPPAAREGVPIRR
- a CDS encoding SAM-dependent RNA methyltransferase, predicted; translated protein: MTRPTFVVEHLDPELGPWSTLEYACIARESHDRGARFLLSSVPAELQMPAELAATEGLEVELRSVEEIFADRKDKVCLLDPSAKTELSPEDGDNFEVFLFGGILGDDPPRDRTSELRKKGYVGRRLGPKQMTTDTAVRVTRLVVHEKIPLEEIQYVDYPELLINEHERTEMPFRYVKNANGQPIMPDGMVDLIKKDADKSIDFF